One stretch of Methylococcus capsulatus DNA includes these proteins:
- a CDS encoding DUF539 domain-containing protein has protein sequence MTLFLITFAIIGFVILMMSVGVIFGRPAIKGTCGGLNGGDCICTQKCEKRLKLEAEGKV, from the coding sequence ATGACTTTGTTTCTGATCACTTTTGCCATCATCGGCTTCGTGATCCTGATGATGTCCGTCGGGGTTATTTTCGGACGGCCGGCGATCAAGGGTACCTGTGGAGGACTCAACGGGGGCGATTGCATCTGCACTCAGAAATGCGAGAAGCGTCTTAAGCTGGAGGCCGAAGGCAAGGTCTGA
- the sbcB gene encoding exodeoxyribonuclease I produces MVGAPSFYWYDLETFGTDPARDRIAQFAGLRTDLEFNPVGPPDVLYCRPSDDMVPQPEACLVTGITPQRAAELGVPENAFIAAIHRIFMQPGTCVLGYNTLRFDDEMLRHAFYRNLYDPYAREWKGGNSRWDIIDLARLTQALRPDGIEWPRDSQGFPVFKLERLTAANGLQHESAHDALSDVRATVAFARLIAERQPRLFQFALENRAKGAVERLLALGTWQPVLHVSEKFPASRQCIACVLPLCRHPRIITRIIVFDLALDPVQLADLSVDEIRCRLFTPSAELPAGKARIPLKCVHTNRCPVVVPMSALRPADGERLGINAAICRERARWLQDHAEDVVPKVSAVFEAEASFEPELDPELMLYRGGFTPDADRRALDQVHRLTPDQLARYRPQFVDGRFSELLFRFRARNFPDTLNAQERECWAAFRRSRLDGEGGGLSLAEFFSRIDQLRGQESDAGKRAILDALEAYGRNLSR; encoded by the coding sequence ATGGTCGGTGCGCCGTCGTTTTACTGGTACGATCTGGAAACGTTCGGGACCGACCCGGCTCGGGACCGCATCGCCCAATTCGCCGGTCTGCGGACCGATTTGGAATTCAATCCGGTCGGACCGCCCGATGTTTTGTACTGCCGGCCGTCGGACGACATGGTCCCGCAACCCGAGGCCTGTCTCGTCACAGGCATCACGCCGCAGCGCGCCGCCGAACTCGGCGTACCGGAGAATGCGTTCATCGCTGCCATCCATCGCATTTTCATGCAGCCGGGCACCTGTGTGCTCGGCTACAACACCCTGCGTTTCGACGATGAAATGCTGCGGCATGCTTTCTACCGCAACCTGTACGATCCTTACGCACGGGAATGGAAAGGGGGTAATTCGCGCTGGGACATCATCGATCTGGCTCGGTTGACACAAGCCTTGCGGCCGGACGGCATCGAATGGCCGCGTGATTCCCAAGGCTTTCCCGTCTTCAAGCTGGAACGCCTCACGGCGGCCAACGGGCTCCAACACGAATCCGCGCATGACGCCTTGTCAGACGTGCGGGCGACCGTTGCTTTCGCTCGATTGATCGCCGAACGCCAGCCGCGTCTGTTCCAGTTTGCGCTCGAGAATCGGGCCAAGGGCGCCGTCGAACGGCTGCTGGCGTTGGGAACCTGGCAGCCCGTGCTGCACGTATCCGAGAAATTTCCTGCCTCCCGTCAATGCATCGCCTGCGTGCTGCCGCTGTGCCGGCATCCCCGCATCATAACGCGGATCATCGTGTTCGATCTTGCCTTAGATCCCGTGCAGTTGGCCGATCTGTCGGTGGACGAGATCCGGTGTCGGCTTTTCACCCCTTCGGCTGAACTGCCAGCAGGTAAGGCGCGGATTCCCTTGAAGTGCGTGCATACCAATCGTTGTCCGGTGGTCGTCCCGATGTCGGCCTTGCGACCGGCGGATGGGGAGCGGCTCGGTATCAACGCCGCCATTTGCCGGGAACGGGCCCGGTGGTTGCAGGATCATGCGGAAGATGTCGTCCCCAAGGTTTCAGCGGTATTTGAAGCCGAGGCATCGTTCGAACCTGAACTCGATCCGGAATTGATGCTCTACCGGGGCGGCTTCACGCCAGATGCCGACCGACGGGCTCTCGATCAGGTGCATCGTCTGACTCCCGACCAGTTGGCCCGTTACCGCCCGCAATTCGTTGACGGGCGTTTCAGCGAGCTTTTGTTCCGCTTCCGGGCGCGGAATTTTCCGGATACGCTGAATGCCCAGGAACGCGAGTGCTGGGCCGCATTCCGCCGCTCTCGCCTGGACGGGGAAGGCGGCGGGTTGAGTCTGGCGGAGTTCTTTTCCCGCATCGACCAGCTCCGGGGCCAGGAATCCGATGCCGGCAAACGGGCAATCCTGGACGCGCTGGAAGCTTATGGCAGGAACTTATCCCGTTAA